Proteins from one Romboutsia sp. CE17 genomic window:
- a CDS encoding acetyl-CoA carboxylase biotin carboxylase subunit yields MLNKILIANRGEIAVRIIRACRELNIRTVAIYSEGDKDALHTQMADEAICVGGPLSKDSYLNMANILSACVLTGCEGIHPGFGFLSENPKFAKICKECNIKFIGPDFEVIELMGDKARAREIMKSANIPVIPGYEGDINSIEHGLEIANTIGYPLMIKAAAGGGGKGIRIVYNAEEFKHNYEAAKLESKACFGEDKLYIEKYIQNPRHIEFQILADEQGNVIHLGERECSLQRNNQKVLEEAPSCFLDDKLRKEMGEVAVRAAKAVNYKNAGTIEFLVDDNGKFYFMEMNTRIQVEHPITEMITNIDIVKEQLKIASNQKLEITQDDVKIQGHAIECRINAEDPNNNFRPCPGVISELYVPSGLGVRVDSAIYCGYEIPPYYDSMIGKLITYGDNRENAIIKMKRALDEFAIGGVTTNIDFQYEILEHEDFVNGNYTTSFIDEKLVNYNA; encoded by the coding sequence ATGCTAAATAAAATACTTATAGCAAACAGAGGTGAAATTGCAGTAAGGATAATTAGAGCTTGTAGAGAGCTTAATATAAGAACTGTGGCAATATACTCTGAAGGAGATAAAGATGCACTACATACACAGATGGCAGATGAAGCTATTTGTGTAGGTGGTCCTCTTAGTAAAGATAGCTATTTAAATATGGCTAATATACTTAGTGCATGTGTATTAACTGGATGCGAAGGAATACATCCAGGATTTGGTTTTTTATCAGAAAATCCAAAGTTTGCTAAAATATGTAAGGAATGTAATATAAAATTTATCGGACCTGATTTTGAGGTTATAGAGCTTATGGGAGACAAGGCTAGAGCTAGAGAAATAATGAAAAGTGCAAATATACCAGTTATTCCAGGATATGAAGGAGATATAAATTCTATTGAACATGGATTAGAAATAGCAAATACAATAGGTTATCCACTTATGATAAAGGCTGCAGCTGGTGGCGGTGGAAAGGGCATTAGAATAGTTTATAATGCTGAAGAATTCAAACATAACTATGAAGCTGCGAAATTAGAGTCTAAAGCTTGTTTTGGAGAAGATAAATTATATATAGAAAAGTATATACAAAATCCTAGACATATAGAATTTCAAATACTTGCAGATGAACAAGGTAATGTTATTCATCTAGGAGAAAGAGAATGTTCACTTCAGAGGAATAATCAAAAAGTACTAGAAGAAGCACCTTCATGTTTTTTAGACGATAAGTTAAGAAAAGAAATGGGTGAGGTTGCAGTAAGGGCAGCTAAAGCTGTAAATTATAAAAATGCAGGAACTATTGAATTTTTAGTTGATGATAATGGAAAATTTTATTTTATGGAAATGAACACAAGAATTCAGGTAGAACACCCTATAACAGAGATGATTACTAATATTGATATTGTTAAAGAACAGTTAAAAATAGCTTCTAACCAAAAATTAGAAATTACTCAGGATGATGTAAAAATACAAGGTCATGCTATTGAATGTAGAATCAATGCTGAAGATCCAAATAATAATTTTAGACCATGCCCAGGAGTGATAAGTGAATTATATGTTCCATCAGGACTTGGAGTAAGAGTTGATAGTGCTATATATTGTGGATATGAAATACCGCCATATTATGATTCTATGATAGGAAAGTTAATTACCTATGGTGATAATAGAGAAAATGCGATTATAAAAATGAAAAGAGCTTTAGATGAATTTGCAATTGGTGGTGTAACAACTAATATAGATTTTCAATATGAAATATTAGAGCATGAAGATTTTGTCAATGGAAATTATACAACTTCATTTATAGACGAAAAGTTGGTGAATTATAATGCTTAA